The following DNA comes from Erigeron canadensis isolate Cc75 chromosome 3, C_canadensis_v1, whole genome shotgun sequence.
ttttaccttttaaagaaaggtatgtgaggggtttttcacccaacgtGGGTGCCTAACAGTCTCATATTCCCTCCCCCCTGTTAATattaatagtttataaaaatctaatctagtatttgttaataagtcattaggtttaaaattttttctttgtagactttatttcatatgttggaatttttttagttagttaaatgattgtaattttaaaaaaattttctcaagttgcttgttaaaaataaatataagttaagtattcaggctaaaaagtgtaaattattgatggaaaacaaaaaagtgtaaattaatccgACTTTGTTGAAACTtttttagttagttaaatgattgtaattttaaacaaattctctcaagttgattgttaaaaataaatataagttaagtattcggggctaaaaagtgtaaattattgatggaaaacaaaaaaatgtaaattaatgagactttttctacaaatgaatataaatactaatagaatgatatatttggataataattattaggatttttaatttatagttgatctaaatgatgacataagcgagagtcattttgatggaattgagcgatttgattggttaataagtcattagttcaactgtcttatattatatattaagatacaCGTGGATCCAAACTGGAAGATTTCATTGGCTAATTAGAGTCCACATCAGCTTTAGTAGGTCGCGACCTCACTAAAGAGATTCTAGCCATTTTTCTTCCCCcgaatagaacttttttttgcaaGTCGAGGGACTTTCCAAGTAattagcctatatatatatatatgtaatattaataaaaaattgtttaactCTGTATTATCCTTTTGGTTTAGTGGCATGTAGCTCTCATTTTTACAttcttattattgttgttttttggGTGAAAAACATTTGTACTTGTACAAAAAGCTTGTTTGCTACAAGAAATATAAAGAGTAAATAAACAATTTGAATATCACACAAATAATAATGGTGGATATATTAAGTTAAGGCATATATAAACGGTGAATAGAAAACCAGCATACTCGTTTGCGATGCGTTTATGACTGCAGTAATTATATTGGCTAGTTAATTTATCTCGGGTTACAAAGAATTACAATTTACTGGATGTAAATTTGAAATAGTTCAGGTGCCACTAGAGATTGAATCGAAGGGTTGCAGGCTCTACACGATGGATTTGGTACATGATAGAGAAGAAGATATAATCTTTGCAGAAGACGATAGAATAAGCAACTTGTCAGATGAAATTATTCATCGCATTTCGTTGACATGAAAGATGCGATTCGGACTAGTAAGATTTCCAGGAGATGGAAGCATATTTGGACTACAATACCCCATCTTAACTTAGATTCTTCAAAGTTCCTCAGCTTGACTCAATTTGCCAACTTTGTGAAGCATGCGCTATCTCATCGGAATAATAACGCATCAGTTTCTTTGGTTAATCTCACCCTGACAGGATCATCGACCTCTTTTGTTGtcaaatatattataaagtatGCATTCTTGCATAATGTTAAGCAACTGACTATGAGGTGTTGTGCTGAAATAAATTTTTCTCAAAAGTTTCCAAAATGTCTTTTCAGTTCTCACACTCAAAGTTCTCACACTCAAAGTTCTCACTCTCACTGGTATGTAGGGGAACGAACTTTGAAACAGTATCAGGTTGGGACTTTCCATCTTTAGAAACTTTGAATTTGACGTGTATCTCTTTCAAAcgagataagatcctcaacccCTTTTCCAAGTTTGTGAATCTAAAGAATCTTACTTTAGATAGGTTTCGCATGGACAATGTGGGGATGTTCATTATCTATGCTCCAAAACTTTCTAATCTTACAATTACAAAGCCATTCAGGTTGCTAAAACTTATTAATGTGGTTGCTCCTCAGCTTCAACATCTAAAAGTGTCACTTACCGATGATGATAGTCTTATGCCGCAGTTGCTCACAGAGGGCTTCAATTCGCTTGAGAAAGTGGAACTTTCCTCAGATCAAAAGATAGATGTTTCCTTGCTACTTGATATGTTTCATACGTTTAGCAGTGCTACAGTCCTTACTCTTGATAAACACGTCATTGAGGTATGTGCATATCAATtctttatttaaagtttattatCATTGGCTCATTGCTGATgttattcaaaattttgatttctTAGTCTTgagttagttttattttttagggGATAAAGGTCTACAgttgttaaattttaaagtaGTCCAATGAGGTAAAGTTGACACTAAAATTGTGATTTATCACAAAGACACCAGTTATGTTTACCAAAAATTGTCACAAGAGTGTAAGATGGATTAAAGTGTTGTAGCTTCCCATGATTGTTGTGCTCAAGAAGTTGACGAGCATCACAAAAAGAGAAGAACAAACTATTTACAAGTTACAACCTCTTTTGCGAATGGGTTTAGTACTTGggggtgtaagtaacttttacactttttctattgtgtgaatgtaactttcatttggttcatcgTATGTAACTAACTCGctaaattaaatgattaatgtaaaagtgtatacgtgacaCACCATATCAGCTGgcacgtagaagtttttgattggtcaacgtaaaaattttacattaatcgttcaaatttagcACAAAGGTAGATACTTTCGTATTtgtaatgtgttatatgttttCATTAACTCTTAACAAACTCATATAATATCATGGTTTAACTTATTAGCTTATAACTCCCAATAGCCAACGAGTAGTGTTATTGTTTAGAGatgaatatgactaacaactacgtGTCTAAGATTATGGgaatagttatagtcatctatcTTTAGAAAGATCAAATGACTAAATCCTAAACTATTATAATCCAGGTAATAGATGTCACATATCGGAATAACACAACATATCTACGCTTGTTATACTATAcaggcacattgactagtcaaggaATTAAGAAttcaagttagagactataataaattgtCGGTTTTGGTGATAGCTGTCTATTAGAGCTTATACTACAAAACATTTatcttaaaattcaaaatatcaaGTACTACATATTGACTATTTTgtctttatataaataaatataaattatatatatttgattagatAAAATGAAACTAGTTGATATAAGGTGATCTATAAGGAGCAAGGGTGTAGTGTCAAACCTTTGGCAATTTGACAAGTTTTGATAAGTTTTCTCCAATAAGAAATTGCCATGTGTACAAGCCAAAAACTAGCCAATTCTTGCCAAATTGTTGCCAAAAAGTGTGGTGTAGTAGATGTTTTTTTGccaatttgagaaaaaaaaaacttcacagccgctcccaacgttcataaattgaaaaagacaaaaaaaaggtcaacaaaaaaaagctcccaacgttcacttgcatcggccaaaactaatCGATGTAACTTGCCGATACTAGCCGATTCACATGCTATAAGCTTGCCAAATAGCCGATGTTCGCCGATGCTTTTTGCCGATAAATCATGTCGACTACATCTTTGCCCCTAAGGTTATCTCCAATGGGgtgtttttagatttttaaaacATCATTTATATCCTTGTCGTTTTTTGTTGATAACATTGAAACATGTCGTCATTTCTTATCTGATATCTGAAATTTCGGATTCGGATTTGAAACATTCATTATTGATTTACATATTACTTATAAAGCGATGGTAAGTAATTACTACGCATGAAAATAGAACTTTGATCCCTGTGTTTAGATGTTGGTGTTAACCATAGATGTTAAATTCTTACGAATAATGAGTCGACTTTTACGAGTCGATTTGATTTATACCGAAAACGAGTCAACTCGTTCGGTGACTTGTTTTTGTctagactcttacgagtcactGTGTGAACTTGGACCAAGTCAATACGAGTCACAAACTTATGATTGTTGTAGTTAGATAATATGGTTATATAGGGGTGGGGTATTGTAAATAAAgttgtaaaataaaacaaataagacaggATCTTGACTCtcagatcatgattaaattgatgcacgaagaatCACGAatcaattgatgtacgatgattttcatgatgtacGGTGATTGTCACTgaaaaaaaacttattgttttatttagtttactttaatagttgtttaattttacctaaaacctggttatatattagattttatatttatagttacattattttgtatgttatatatgtatttttgatatttttagcTCGAATTTAAAGATAAACGTTTATGATTCAAATTTCTCGAATATGTAATCGTTTTGTAAATGAATTAAGATAATctacttatattttgtttttaaaaacatcacatatataaaattaaataagatTATGTACTATATAAAAATGTCATGACTCGTATAAGTCGAGTCACGTTTTGAGTTGACATCTATGGTGTTAACAACTATTAAAAATGAGGAAAGGTCAAGTGAAACATGCAATATCTAACTTAGGTAAAGCAgaggggattatgtaaaatttaaggagagattatgtaaaattcaaagagaactatgtatatttattaaatttaaaggtttaatttgtaaataagtttgttttttagAGTAACAATACTAGCTTAGATAAAGTGTAGGGatatttttcctttatttttaatcaaattcGACCCAAGTTTGGGTGTCAATCAAGACTCTAAGCCAATCCAATTTTCAAACTAGATCTGGCTTTGTTCCCGTGGTGAAAGAAAAATGACGACCAGATCCGCTGCCTTCATCCTTGTTCTTCTTGTTTTAACAGTTTTCATAAGTATCACCGAAGCTTCATCATCTGTAGATTTCGTTAAAAAGACTGTTTCTTCTCACTCTATTGTCATCTTCTCCAAATCTTACTGTCCGTACGTATCATTCACacatatttctattttataattttattctaAACCATATAATTTATCATAAATTAAATGCTTTATTTATTAACAGATATTGTAAAAGGGCTAAAGCTGTGTTTAAGGAGTTGAATAAGAAACCTTATGTTATTGAGCTTGATGAAAGAGGTAAAAACTTTGTTGTTTTTACATatagcttttttctttttttattttataaaaagtaaagtaaagtaactcccaatgccgtcttccacggattttgggtcccaataccgtctttgacggtgtatggggaggttgatatgtagacagccttacccctaccaaaggtagagagactgcttccaggttctaccacaGGTAgaaaaaggacctccagccttgctgggcatggggatcgaacccatgacctttgtttctagaggcatgagctccaaccactgatccaacccagttggttttctttttttattttata
Coding sequences within:
- the LOC122593408 gene encoding glutaredoxin-C4 codes for the protein MTTRSAAFILVLLVLTVFISITEASSSVDFVKKTVSSHSIVIFSKSYCPYCKRAKAVFKELNKKPYVIELDEREDGWKIQEALGEIVGRRTVPQVFINGKHLGGSDDTVEAYESGELAKLLGITSSHKTDL